The Lytechinus variegatus isolate NC3 chromosome 1, Lvar_3.0, whole genome shotgun sequence nucleotide sequence GGTTATTGTTTCATTGCGGTTTCAGTGACGTTACCTGGATTTAGAATGGATTCTCCTTGTGCATGTTTGTCGTGTTGATCCTTCTTCTGATACCTAACGGTACCCAACTTAGGCACATCAATGATTGAATTAGCGCACCTTCGGAAGCACATCGACTCAATCAATGAAATCTGTTTCTTCGCCGCAGTACTAGAAGGAAGTCCGTAGTCCAACCGGGTACATAGGCTCTTCATCCAGTCCTGGTAATTGAGCAGTATTTCCCGGTGGTCGTTGCTGTCTACCAAAGCTTCGCCAAATTTGACGTCATCAAGAACCTGTGACATGGCTTCCGCTAGTGGTACCAATACACTATCTAAAACATTGACGAATTCCTCTCTTCTGGTAGCCACCTCTGCCATTAGGGTCTCCTTCTTAGCTTCTAGTTTATTGGTTATGGTGTCAAGGTTATTCGAATAAGACGTTGTAATAGCCTCCTTTATTTCGTCCAACCTCTTATTTCCTTCTGCTCTCTTCTCCCCGTATTCCTTACTGAAATTCCTATGGGATTGCAGCCAAGACGTTGCATTGGATATCAGCTTATTGATTTCATGCGCCTTGGATTTAGATGCCTCTTCCACGTTCTTGATCAAGAAGGTGTGTCCATGATGTTTACACAGAGCACATTCACTGCAGAttattttgttgcatttctCACAGTAGAACTTCCTGTCGATGCCATGGTCCGCACAAACGTCTTCCTTCTGCTCAACGACTGGTTCTGCATGGAGGTCATGATGCAAAAGTTCTTCAACTATTCCGTTCACTATGAAATTCGACTTCAATGTGTCGGCTTTACGCCCGGCTTGGAAACGTGTAACCTTGCGGCATATGGGACACCTGATGCATACGCTCGGGCCGTTCCAAACTTGATTCGTCTGATCGAGAAGGCGATTGATGCAGCCTTCACAAAATGTATGCAAACAATCCAGGTATTTGGCACTTTCATACGGACAACTGCAGATCCCACATTCGACATGATCCGACAGAGCTTCAATAAACTTCTCTGCCAtgattgtcaaaacaaaaaggAAGCAATAGATCTCGCGTCTGAAAATGTTGATCTTACAAACGCTACAAGCCAATGTTCGTAGCCCGTCAAGACCAGTCGGATGAGGCTTCACATCCGAATGTGGGTTGTCAATGTGTTAGCATATAATGGGTATTTTTACGATGCCGAAGTTATGGTTGGGTGCACCGTGTTCGTATGATTGAATGGAATTTGAAACTTTCTCGCAGCCTCGGAAAAACTTTATAActccttttgtttttattgtccACGTGTAAATAGGATACAAGGAACCGGCGACCGTTTAACTTTAAACCCTAACCATGCAAACCAGGCCCGTTTTTTTATCTCTggccggggggaggggggggggtgagtatGCCCCTCCCCTTGACTTGAGATCTTGGCCGCTGCTAAAATTGGCATAATAGTAGTGTGCgagcgatgtaatctacaaggctgtaatATGGCTATTTTGTTTccgaaataattatatttttattaatatgaaTTCAGTAATTTACGcataaatcatattctttaaAAGATGTtcttaaaatgttattttgtgttgtaaatattctttgtagcattcctACCAATTGTGTAAACaaaaatttgtttgaaaaacaatttcttatgtattttatcgtTTTATGTTTTTCTGTATTGTGCATTTCCATGCTTTTTTATACGCCTGTCCTagacgggacgtattatggtatcacgctcggtgtccgtccgtccgtctgtCCGTTACAttttccttgtaaatgcgataacttcagtttgacttaaTCTAGAATCATATAATTTTGTGTGTAAAATACTAGCATAATTTCCAGGAaacctattgattttgaggtcaaaaggtcaaaggtcacggTCACAGTGATagattttcatcttaccctacTGCAGTctttgtaaacgcgataacttcagttgaAGTTAACcaaggctcatataatttggtgtgtatgagcATGGAttccaggaagcctattgatttcgAGGTAAAAAGGTCAAAGGTTCAGATCACAGTGACAttttttcatcttacccttctgaagtccttgttatCGCGATAACTTTAGTTACCGCGTTAACTCATCATCTTTCTAAATATCTTGTATACAGTATACTCATGACTACCTTTCTTCCTCACAACTGACTTCCATCACCTTCTCGGTATTATGATGCTTTCTCCAAGAGcacaaaatacacacacaagCACGTGTGCACCTACAACTcacatccacccacccacccacaaTATTTGTTAAACACGAGCACACGTTGGTATCAGTAATGCTTAgaacattttcatttacatgattggtggtgatttttttacctgattgctaagaaagcatgaatgcttgtaagcaagcaaccagaggaccgacggcttaaggtcccctccgaaggacctggtactgaggattaatgccttaccaaagggcactagcgcaccaattgggaatcgaacccgggtcaccggaatacgaatccccgctCTTGATAAAAGATAAAAGAGCAATCTACATTGTAGATAAAAATGCCTTGGTCAAGGGccgtgccgggaatcgaactCCGGACTTCTGTCGtggtatacacacacacacatatacaatCCCACATAcacactctcacacacacacaaacacacacacacacccatatatgaatatacatatgtgtgaaattatacatgtaaaacagcTTTTATTTGAATactttgtgaaagaaatggatgaagagaacaatggtaggagtagcttaaatcaaagttccccagagctatctgctctttggaaaaattggtgatgccgaaaaaaaatgtctctgccgggaatccaATCCGGGCCCCCAGCCTtaaacgccggtgccttaaccactagaccacagagacgggttagtggctagggcgaccccgatccgattgaccgtcagatagacagattttcaaCACTATGCCAACTATAATTTCCTTTATCGGGTGTATGTGggggtgggttttgaacaatgacaagccgccgcACACCTGTCACACacctatatataaatatatgtataggTGTGTGACAGAAATAAATAGAATGCGGATGTAGCAATTTGCTCACACTCCTTTTAATGTCAAGTTTTCACCTTTCAACAGGTTTTCATGGGGCTTTTGggacacaaaataatgaacaaaataatgaacaaaataataggCAAATAATAACGAAAATAATGAAGGCAagcaacaaacaaacaatctAAATGAGCATTCaacagaaacataaacaaaaaacaCAGCTTTCTAACATAAAGCCAAACgtaaataaagtaaaagaaaacGGTCTTTTCAGCTAAAGTCAAAAGATGTGTAACgtaagatgaaaataatatttaaaagtTGCCTAGAATATGCAGGAAGAGGGGGATAATTTGGTGTGTGGATGTAGTGGTGTCCAGTGCGGTGTACATGGTGTAGTGAATGAATACGGTGAGTGGTTTATAGGGTTTAAGAGGAGGTGGTGAAGCAAAATATAGATAGAAAATCATAATGCTGCACCCAGTTCATTGCCGACTTACGAATACAAAATAACGAGGCAGATGCAAGACTGGCGTATTCTGAAGATACCATAACTTTAATTCCAAGCTTTTGTCTTAATGgttcaaaacaaataaattgtTATTAACTCTTTCTAAGACTAAAATATATATACCAAGTTTTATACTcaattgatttacatgtataataattattcttttttcatcgCATCTAATTCACTGTAATCATACATGGGGAAATACTTATAAATGTCACGTTAAACAGTAAGAAGTATAACCACATCAAATTATTATCCGCCAAGTGGCCCCCTATCTTTGTCTAtgacaaaagatttttttttatgacctAGTTGTTGCTTTTTATGTTTTCCATCAATTTTAAATTGTTACCAGATTTTTCTTGCAATAATTAAGTTTACTTAAAACAGTGTGATTTACTCATATGAGAACTGTCAAAAGTCATATTTCAATGTACACAAGGTCAAATTGAAGTCAGGATTAAACTCATTAGTTCATATTGGTATTAAGAAttggaataataatgataataattaataatagcTGCATTTATAAAGcaagaggatacaaagcgctgctataattaccccgactttagctcgagctaccatcaccggcgctcagagcatgcaaggaattattcctgccgggtacccatttacctcacctgggtcgagtgcagcacagtgtggataaatttcttgctaaaggaaaacacgccatggctacgattcgaacacacgaccctctgtttcgaaggcgagagtcagaaccactagaccacgatgcacTCATAAGCATAAGGCAGATAATACCTTGTCGGGCGTTTATAATTCTTCACATTGAACCCTTAAACTTGATACACTTTTCACCGTGTGAATGTTTGCCGATCGATGTATTCTGAGTATGAAAGAGCTGGTGCGAGAATGGATAGGTTGTGGATGTatatgcactgcaaaaactacTGCGaggttaatttaacaccagtccagAATCTATTATgaccacaccagagaagtgttaaaacAGCGCCGGTTTGAAATTAAATCGATATTGTcttaacactaattggtgttgtatagaTGACTATCTGGAATTAGTCCAAAACCAAACCGgtgctgttttaatacttctctggtgtggtcATAATTATGGAATATAAATGATTTAGTGCCATACCCGGCAATCGTTTCAGCTTTTCTTTCACtccttttcatattttctaaaGAGTCTAAATTTCCGTTTGTCTATCGCTAAATTAATGAATCTTGATTGTTGAAAAGCTTAAAATATGGTTTAATAGGTTAGCAGGGGACGGTTTTGACCCGAAAATGAGATTCTTTCAAACTGATGGGAAGCGTCGTTGATTTGATTGATCTGCGAGGCACATGACTGCTCGCCTCGCCTTGGAATGCAGACGTTTAGAAAACAAGTCTCGGTGACTTCCCTCTGACAGAGGAAGTCGGCTTGGAGTCCATCAGTCTGTTTGTTGCACCATAATCCGAAGAAACTACATTTTTCGTGTCGGATGATATGTTTCCGTTGACTTCCGTGATTGTCGGTGTATGTCCGGTCACGCAAAAGTCCAAACGCATACCAAGATTCACTAATGTCCCTCTGATAGTCGCCACGTTCTTCTGTACTCACCTCAGCCAATATagtctaaaataaaaaaaaaagtattaaagcCCAGACATAATATCTACATCttgaaatggaaattaaaaTTGAGGTGATCGGAGAATATTATACATCGAATT carries:
- the LOC121426440 gene encoding tripartite motif-containing protein 3-like; amino-acid sequence: MAEKFIEALSDHVECGICSCPYESAKYLDCLHTFCEGCINRLLDQTNQVWNGPSVCIRCPICRKVTRFQAGRKADTLKSNFIVNGIVEELLHHDLHAEPVVEQKEDVCADHGIDRKFYCEKCNKIICSECALCKHHGHTFLIKNVEEASKSKAHEINKLISNATSWLQSHRNFSKEYGEKRAEGNKRLDEIKEAITTSYSNNLDTITNKLEAKKETLMAEVATRREEFVNVLDSVLVPLAEAMSQVLDDVKFGEALVDSNDHREILLNYQDWMKSLCTRLDYGLPSSTAAKKQISLIESMCFRRCANSIIDVPKLGTVRYQKKDQHDKHAQGESILNPVKKLNRPTERLLLTARGQLSGEPEMMTPYPNERILVLYKDRRVEILSPDGKIDNVRPIAARYVAALSDGRIVTLSERNAVNIYNQQGQRQEVKFQISDCDEFAEYIATDEDNHVYVLYPRAAKFLKFSTKGGEPTAVIPLASDDLGDVSSMGLSKEGNVILVLGEGEVRVFSPTGRLIRRIPIKEADRVSCDQEGKLWIIANQNIQGSNRAFLEVYSEYGLRRADCYIPKDPVTATSEFEPWGVAVSLTCYAACVPPTEIAWFVHEVMEVDR